One stretch of Micromonospora echinospora DNA includes these proteins:
- a CDS encoding HAL/PAL/TAL family ammonia-lyase: MTTEVDLDVPLRIADLRAARDPVKVVVGPQVRERVTAARTFLSAVLGDDRAVYGATTGFGALVGYAGRADLRDQADNTLAHLGAGQGPELDPDVVRATVLLRAASLARGASGVSPHVIDALAAMLATTFVPAVPRLGSVGASGDLIPLGAAAQALRGRGHAYLDGVRLPAGEALKRAGLEPLPLDGRDALALVNGTSLTTAATALALDAARSAHRAVQVLTCLLADLLGSDTQFLDPRLLAAYGHPGAVDVGARMRRVGAGLVASGARPLQEPYSIRCAPQLLGAAEDALRYVDAVVGADLASVTDNPLFFPDEDLVVHGGNFFGQPAAFAADVLSMVVAQVGNLAERQLDLLVDPNRNGGLPPMLAAGPGQQHGLQGVQLAATALITEIRRDTMPASMQSVPTNLHNQDVVPLGTQAALRALDQTRLLHLVVGSLAVGLRQAAYVGARAPTAPGCAEALAAVAAAVPPIDPDRPLDADVRRAADVIADFSVSFS; the protein is encoded by the coding sequence ATGACGACAGAGGTGGACCTCGATGTCCCACTGCGGATCGCCGACCTCCGCGCCGCCCGCGACCCGGTCAAGGTCGTGGTCGGACCGCAGGTCCGGGAGCGCGTCACGGCCGCCCGTACCTTCCTGTCCGCGGTGCTCGGCGACGACCGCGCGGTGTACGGCGCCACCACCGGTTTCGGCGCCCTCGTCGGGTACGCGGGCCGCGCCGACCTGCGTGACCAGGCCGACAACACGCTCGCCCACCTCGGCGCCGGTCAGGGCCCGGAACTCGACCCGGACGTGGTCCGCGCGACAGTGCTGCTGCGGGCCGCGTCGCTGGCCCGCGGCGCGTCGGGGGTCTCCCCGCACGTCATCGACGCCCTCGCGGCGATGCTCGCGACCACGTTCGTCCCCGCGGTGCCCCGGCTCGGTTCGGTCGGCGCCAGTGGTGACCTGATCCCGCTGGGCGCCGCCGCGCAGGCGTTACGGGGCCGGGGCCACGCCTATCTGGACGGGGTACGGCTACCCGCGGGCGAGGCGCTGAAGCGGGCCGGGCTGGAACCGCTGCCGCTGGACGGCCGGGACGCCCTCGCCCTGGTCAACGGCACGTCGCTGACCACCGCCGCTACGGCGCTGGCGCTGGACGCGGCCCGCTCCGCGCACCGGGCGGTCCAGGTGCTCACCTGCCTGCTCGCCGATCTGCTGGGCAGCGACACGCAGTTCCTCGACCCCCGGCTGCTGGCCGCGTACGGCCACCCGGGCGCGGTCGACGTGGGCGCGCGGATGCGCCGGGTCGGTGCTGGCCTCGTCGCGTCCGGGGCACGTCCGTTGCAGGAGCCGTACAGCATCCGGTGCGCGCCGCAACTGCTCGGCGCCGCCGAGGACGCGCTGCGCTACGTCGACGCCGTCGTCGGGGCCGACCTCGCGAGCGTCACCGACAATCCGTTGTTCTTTCCCGACGAGGACCTCGTGGTGCACGGCGGCAACTTCTTCGGGCAGCCGGCCGCGTTCGCCGCCGACGTGCTGTCGATGGTCGTGGCGCAGGTCGGCAACCTCGCGGAACGGCAACTGGACCTGCTCGTCGACCCGAACCGCAACGGCGGCCTGCCGCCGATGCTCGCGGCCGGCCCGGGACAGCAGCACGGACTCCAGGGCGTGCAACTGGCGGCGACCGCCCTGATCACCGAGATCCGCCGGGACACCATGCCCGCGAGCATGCAGAGCGTGCCGACCAACCTGCACAACCAGGACGTCGTCCCGCTCGGCACCCAGGCCGCGCTGCGGGCGCTGGACCAGACCCGGTTGCTGCACCTCGTCGTCGGGTCACTCGCGGTGGGACTGCGCCAGGCGGCGTACGTCGGCGCGCGTGCGCCGACCGCGCCCGGCTGTGCCGAGGCGCTGGCCGCGGTGGCCGCGGCCGTACCGCCGATCGACCCGGACCGGCCGCTGGACGCCGACGTGCGGCGCGCCGCCGACGTGATCGCGGATTTCTCCGTTTCCTTCTCCTGA